The DNA window TGCCGCGCGTTATTTCTACCAGAAACAACCCGGTCGACTGCGGTATTTGCTGTTGATGGGCGATGCTACCTATGACTACCGAAATATCAGCCGTTTGCTGAGCCAGGCCGAACTGGCAAACACGATTCCCGTTTATGAGAGCCGCGAGTCGCTGCATCCCGTATTAAGCTATTCATCCGACGATTACTTCGGCTTCATGGGCGTCAACGAAGGAGAATGGCCCGAAACAGATCAGGGTAACTACCTGATTGATTTGGGAGTTGGTCGACTGCCCGTCAGGTCAGCTTACCAAGCGAAAACCGTTGTTGATAAACTAATACGCTACAGCACCGATCAGACGCAGCGGGGCGACTGGCAGGCGAAAGTGCTGCTGATTGCAGATGATGGTGATTACAATCTGCACCAATCCGACGCGGACAGGCTGGCTACGCAGGTTGAAAGGCAGTCGCCAACGTACGAGCCGGAGCGGTTATTTCTCGACTCATATCCGCAGCAGGTAACGGCACTGGGGCCAAAAGCACCGATCGTTGAGCAGTCGATCAATAAGGCTGTTCAGGATGGTCGACTCATTATCAATTACAATGGGCACGGCGGGGAAGATGTGCTGGCCGAAGAGCAGATCGTAACGAGCGCAGACATTCAGAGCTGGACGAATCGCCGGTATCCTTTCTTCGTAACAGCCACTTGCCAGTTTGGCCGGTATGACGATCCCAGTCTGGTGTCGGGTGCCGAACAGGCTTTGCTGAGCGATAAAGGCGGGGCCATCGGTTTGCTGACGACTACCCGGCCCGTGTACGCCAATAGCAATATGCTGGTCGACTCCGCTTTTTTCGGGGCCGTCTTTCGGCCGGTCGATGGCGTGATGCCCCGGTTGGGCGACATGATGAAGGCAACCAAAAATCGCAGCCTGAGTAACGTAAATAACCGAAACTTTGCCCTGCTCGGCGATCCGTCGCTGCGACTGGCTTATCCACAGATGCAGGCTGTACTTACCCGCGTAAACAGCCACACCCTGACCAATAGTCAGAAAGACACGTTGCGGGCTTTGCAGTCGGTTGAGCTGGCGGGGGAAATCAGGAGTAAGGGGCAATTGCTGTCGTCGTTTACGGGTAACCTGCGACTGGTTTTGTACGATAAACCCACCACACTGACCACCCTCGGCACAGAAAGTGCTAAGATGAGTTATCGGGCGTTCACAAATACGTTGTTCGTAGGACAGGTGCCCGTACGCAATGGGCAATTTACGGCCCGGTTCACCATGCCAAAAGACATTAATTACACCGTTGGGCGGGCCAAAGTTTACCTCTACGCAGTGCAGGCCGATAGCCTGCTCGACGCACTGGGAAGTTACGACAGCCTGCTGGTTGGCGGGGGAGCGTGACCGCTGCCGTTGATACGCAGCCGCCGGTTGTGCAGTTGAGCGTTGACGGGAGTGTGCCCGATGGCGAATCAGTACGCGTGGCGGGTCCGGCTGTAACACTCCGCATCCAGCTAAGCGACGACACCGGCATCAACATCGCCAGAGCGGGCCTGGGCCACGAACTAACGGCACAGCTGGTCGGTCAGACGCCAATTATTCTGAACGATTACTACGTGGCTACCAGTACCGATGGGCGGCAGGGGACGGCTACGTACACGTTTACAAACCTGCTGCCGGGGCAGTATATCGTTCGGGTGAAAGCGTGGGATATAAGCAATAATCCAACGGAGCGCGCGTTGGCTTTAATAGTTTCTGAAAAGCCCGGTCTGACCATTCAGACGGTGCAGGCAGTGCCTAACCCAATCAGTACGCAGTCGACGCTGATGGCCACGCATAACCGGCCCGGTGAGTCGCTCGACTGGACGCTGAACATATACGATATAACTGGTCGGCTGATCAGCCAACAACTGAACCAATGCAGCTACTGCGCGGGGTCGGTTGAACTGGGAAGCTGGAACGGGCAAAGTACCACCGGACAGGCTATGCCGAATGGCACCTACCTGTATCAGGTGCAACTGCGCTCCGAAGCCGACGGGTCGACAACCCAAACCAGCGGACGGCTGGTGTTGCTGCGCTAACCAACGTGAATAGACTGTTTTTTCTAACCAACGAATCCTAGTACTTTTGGCCGTTCAGGGCTGTTTTCCTCATCACCGTCAGTCGCTGTTGCCACCAACACACTCTGTATGAAGCGCAAATTTTTTCGTATTCTACTTGGCATTTGCAGTCCCATTTTCGTTGTCGCTACCGCTCAGGCGCAGCAGAAAGTAAACCTTGCCGGGCAGGCTCTTAACGTTCCCACCGCTGCCGTCCCGTTCCTGAATTTTACGCCCGATGCCCGGTCTGGTGCGCTGGGCGAAGCCGGAGTAGCCCTGGGCGATGCCGATGCGAGCGCTATCTTCTGGAATCCATCGAAGCTGGTATTTGCCAAGCAAAAGGCGGGTGCTGTCGTTTCGTATACCCCCTGGCTGCGCGAACTGATTGGCGACATGTACTACACCAACCTGGCTGCGTACTCCAAACTCGGCAAGAACTCCGTGATCGGCGGGTCGCTCGTGTACTTTGATCTGGGTACCGTCAACTTCACAACTGCCAACGGTACGCAGGCTGGTACGTTTAACTCACGCGAATACGCCCTGACGGCTTCGTATTCGCAACGGCTCTCGCAGAATTTTTCGCTGGGCGTAAACCTCAAATACCTGAATTCAAACCTGGCGGCCGGGGCTTCGGCCTACGGGCTGCAACCGGGTGCAACGGCTGCCGCCGACATCGGTGCATTCTACCGCAACGAAGTACGCGACAATTCAACCGGCAAAGGACTGGGCTGGGCGTTCGGCGCTATGCTGTCTAACCTCGGTGGGCGGCTGAACTACGGCGGTTTGCAGCGGTACTACATTCCGACCAACCTGCGTCTGGGAACGACCGTAACTTACTACGCCGATCAGTACAACAAATTCAACTTCCTGGTCGACTTCAACAAGCTGATGGTGCCGACGCCAAACGGGAGCGCCAACACCAACAACTACTTCAGTTCGGTATTCGGCTCGTTTGCCGATGCGCCGGGCGGGTTCAGTGAAGAACTGAAAGAGATCACGATTTCGAGCGGTGTTGAATACTGGTACAATGAGCAGTTTGCCGTACGGGCCGGTTATTTCAACGAATCAGCGCAGAAAGGCGGACGGAAATACGTAACGACTGGTATCGGTCTGCGGCTGGCGCAACAGTTCGGCGTCGACTTCTCGTACTTGTTGCCCGTACAGCAGGGTAACCCGCTGGCCAACACGTTCCGGCTCTCGCTGATCGTGAACTTCCCTAGCCGTACCGTTGGGAACAACGACGTCAGCGTCGACGAAAACGAAGAATAAACGATACGATTCAACAATAGATTGGGCAAAAGGGCCACCCGAAATTGGCGGTCCTTTTGCCCAATCGCCATATATAGCAAAACCGACACCCTGCCTGACACCGCCGGGTACTCTTCATGAATATGCTGCTTGACAGAACCCAACCACCCGCGTTTCAATCGATTCAAAACGTTAGTCTGCCATTACTGAAGCCGTATACACTCGACAATGGAGTAAGGCTCAACCTGATCGATATTCCCAGCCAGCCCGTACTGCGGCTGGAGTGCATTTTTGATGCGGGCACCTGGCATGAGCAGGCCCCGACGTCGGGGTTTTTTGCCTTGAAAATGCTTAGCGAAGGCACACCCGGGCGCACATCGGCCCAGATCAGCGAATATTTCGATGGCTACGGTGCCTTCCTCGAACTCAACAGTGGTCCCGATCGCTCCAGCGTGGTGGTGTACTGCCTGACGAAGTTCCTGCCGAACGTGCTGCCACTGCTGAGCGAGATGATTACTGAGCCGATATTTCCGCAGAAGGAACTGGACGATCTGCGTAACATCACGATGCAGAACCTGCGCATCAACTACGAGAAGAATGCGTACATGGCTGGTGTATTGTTCCGGGCGAAAGTGTTCGGGGCGACTCACCCCTACGGCCGCAGTCAGAACCCCGACGCTGTTGAGCAACTGACGCAGGCTGACGTTGTGGCTTTCTACGAGCGGGTTATCAAAAATCGCCCGTTTCAAATTCTGCTGGCTGGGCAGGCGTCGGAAGTAGAGGTCGACTACATCAACAAAACAATTGGTCAGTTACCGATCACGTACGATACGCTGGCCGATGTTGTCATTCCGCCCATTCCTGACGCGACGGCCCCGACGTTGTTAGAGAAAGAAGATAGTGTACAGTCGTCGATCCGTCTGGGCCGTCGGTTGTTTACGCGTTCACACCCCGATTTCTTCCGGATGCTGGTGACCAACGAAGTGCTGGGCGGGTATTTCGGCTCGCGGTTGATGAAGAATATCCGCGAGGAAAAGGGCTTCACCTACGGAATTTCGTCGAACATGCCTTCCTTCCGGCGCGACGGCTATTTCCTCATTGGCACCGATGTAAAGCGCGAAAACACGCAGGAAACGCTGGATGAAATCCACAAGGAAATCCGGCAGCTACAAACCGAGCCGGTGGGAACTGATGAACTCGAAACGGTAAAGAATTACATGTCGGGGGAGTTTGTCGGGTCGCTGAATACGCCGTTTGAAATTGCTGATCGCTACAAGGTTATCCTGTTTGATGGGCTACCGGCCGATTTCCTGACGACCTACATTCAGCACATCCGGGCCGTCAGTCCAGACGATGTTATGGCAATGGCAAAGCGGTACCTCAATCCCGATCAGTTGCAGGAGGTCATTGTAGGAGGAAAGTAGATTAAATCAATAGACTTTTTGGGTTGTCAAGTCCCCCTAAATCACTAAAGTTGGTCTACAGGTAGAAAAACCGTAGCTTTGAGGTTACAATTGCTCGATTAACCGGTTATACTATTGAGCAACCGGTCACTTACCCAAATTCATGAACGTTCTGATTATTATCGCCACTACGGTGGTCGCTTATCTGCTCGGATCAATTCCAACGGCAGTCTGGTACGGACAAGGGTTTTTCGGCGTCGATGTTCGACAACACGGCAGCGGTAACGCTGGTGCTACGAACACATTCCGCGTATTGGGTAAACGGGCCGGAACGATCGTGATGCTGGTCGACGTAATGAAAGGGTATACAGCCGCTACGCTGTCGTCCATTCTGTGGTTTTCTGACGTCATCACCGACGGCGAAATCCTGACATTTGAAATCGTATTTGGTATCGTTGCGGTGCTGGGCCACCTCTACCCAATTTTTGCTGGTTTTCGGGGCGGTAAGGGCGTGGCTACGCTGCTGGGCATGGTACTGGCTATTCATCCCGAAATGGCCCTGATCTGCATTGGAATCTTCCTGCTGGTAGTTATCGCGTCGCAGTACGTATCGCTCGGTTCGATTCTGGCCGCACTCGCTTTTCCGGTACTGCTGCTGCTGCAAATCTTCGGTGAAAAAGAAAGCCCGCTGTTGATTGTGTTCGGGTTCATCATGTTTCTGCTCGTGGTACTGACCCACAAAAAGAACATTCGCCGGTTGCTACACGGGCAGGAAAGCCGCACGATTCTGATTCAGCTAAAGAAGAAACGCGCGTAGCTGGCACACATAATGCTTCTTATTCTGTCGCCCCGGCGTTGCGCAAAAGTTGCGTACCTTCGGGGCGAATTTTTTGCCGCGCGGGTCAAAATCGATTGGCAACGCAACGCTATTGACTACTGATCGTATGACAACATACCTCGAAGCCAACAAACAACGCTTTCTGGACGAACTGCTTGAGCTACTTCGTATTCCGTCGGTGTCGGCGGATTCGGCGTTCAACGGCGACGTCCGCCGGGCGGCTGAATACGTCCGGGATAAACTGGCTGCGGCCGGGCTGGATAAAGCTCAATTGTTCGAAACCGCCGGGCATCCGGTTGTTTATGCCGAAAAACTGATCGACCCGGCCCGCCCGACGGTGCTGGTGTATGGCCACTACGACGTGCAACCTGCCGATCCCTACGAGCTCTGGCAGTCGCCCCCGTTCGAGCCGACGATTCGCAACGAGCGCATCTACGCGCGGGGAGCCTGCGACGATAAAGGGCAGTTCTACATGCACATCAAAGCCATCGAAACTATGCTGGCGACCGATGGCCTGCCCTGCAACGTGAAGGTGATGATCGAAGGCGAAGAGGAAGTTGGCTCCGATCATCTTGGTACGTTCGTGGCTGAGAAGCGCGACATGCTTAAAGCCGACGTTATCCTGATTTCTGATACGAGCATCATCTCCAACGAAACGCCGTCGCTCGAAACGGGTTTGCGCGGGCTGTCGTATGTAGAAGTTGAAGTAACCGGTCCCAACCGCGATCTGCATTCGGGCGTGTACGGCGGTGGGGTACAGAACCCGGTCAACGCACTGGCGAAAATGATCGCGTCGCTGCACGACGAGCAGGGGCGTATCACTATCCCCGGTTTCTACGATACTGTTGCCGACTTGAGCGAAGCCGAGCGGGCCGAGCTGGCGAAAGCCCCATTCAGCCTTGACGACTACAAGCAGGACCTGAACATAAACGACGTAGCGGGTGAAGCGGGTTATTCAACCAACGAACGCACATCGATTCGGCCAACGCTGGACGTGAACGGTATTTGGGGCGGCTACACGGGCGAAGGTGCCAAGACGGTATTGCCGTCGAAAGCGTTTGCAAAAATCAGTATGCGGCTGGTACCCAACCAAACACCCGACGAGATCACCGACCTGTTCACGAAGCATTTCACGGCTATCGCCCCGGCGGGCGTAACGGTGCAGGTACGGCCTCACCACGGCGGTCTGCCCTACGTGACACCCACGGACTCGATCGAGTTTGAAGCGGCCAGCAAAGCATTTGAAGATGCCTGGGGTAAGAAACCGATCCCGACGCGTGGTGGGGGCAGCATTCCCATCGTGGCCCTATTCGAGCGGGAACTGGGTATCAAATCGATTCTGATGGGTTTCGGGCTGGATAGCGACGCGTTGCATTCACCCAACGAAAGCTACGGCCTGTTCAACTTTTTCAAAGGGATCGAAACGATTCCGTATTTCTACAAAAACTACGCAGCGTTAAAATCGTAATACCGAAGGGGATCAGACCGATCCCCTTTTATTCCCCTCCGTATGACCAAACGTGTACTGATGCTTTGCCTGACCATACCGATGACGTTATCGGCACTGGCTCAGCAGGCACCGAAAACCACCCCACCGGCCTCGCGTACGCTGACCCCAGCTGAACAGCGACAGAAAGAAAAGAATGACCGCGAAATACAGCGCGAACGGCAAATTCGGGCCGAATGGTTACAGAAGCAACGCGAATACGAAGCGCGGCAGGCAGAAAAAGAACGGCAGAAGCAGGCTCGTAAAGCGGAGAAAGAAGGCACGGTAAGCCCACGGCCAACCACGGCACCAACGCCCGCCCCAACACCGACGGTGACTACTGCCCCAACGCCAGTAACTCCTCCGGCCGCGCCAAAGCCGTCGCGTCGGGAAGAGCGCGAACGGCGGAAGCGGGAAACTGCACCAGCAGTTGTTGCCCCGCAGCCAGCTCCCGCTGTGGCACCTACCCCTGATCCGGTTGCGCCAGCTAAACCCGAACGGGTTCGGACGGAACGGGTCAAGCCAGACCGGGTAAAAACCGAGCGAGTAAAACGTCCTCGTCCGGCTGCCGATACGCCCGTTACCGACTCAGCAGGTAATGTCATCGCGGGTGTCGATCCGGCCGAAAGTCGCCCACGCAAAGAGTTTTTGCCGCGCGGACACCTGTTCGATCCTATTCTGCTCGATCCGCTTGAAGCGCAGACCTACGGCAGCGTATTGCCGCTGTATCTCATCAACAGCGAGCGGTACGTGGGTAGCATTGTGCCGTTTGCGTTTGGCTTTAATAAGCCATTCTACCGGCGCACCACCGCACCCGGTCGCTCAGAAGAGATTGTGCTTGATCTCGCGTCGTTCACTCAATTCGAGGTGTATTTCGATCAGACTGCCCGGTATCAGCGTCGGCAGATCATGAATAACGACTACAAGGTTAGTATTCAGTATAACCTGCGCCGTGGTGCCAACAACTACCGTTTCCGGGTATATCACCTGTCGTCGCACCTCGGCGATGACTACATCTACCGCAACCGGATTACGGCCCCGACCACGAATTCGGTGAACTACGAACAGCTCGACGCGCTGTATTCACGGACGATTCGCGACTGGCGTTTGTACGGTGGCATTGGCGTTACCCTGCGGAAGCCGGAAGAGCGTAAGCCGCTGAGCGCTCAGTTTGGTGCGTTCTATAAAAAACCGTCGCAACAGGCCGCCCGGCTGGTCGGTGGCGTCGACGTTAAGTTTTTTCAGGAAACCGAGTTCCGGCCGGGCGTTCACGCGGGTGTAGGGGTGGAGGTAGGCCGGACGGCCAACAACCTGACCTTCATGGCGGAAACCTACTCGGGCTTCCGGCCCTACAGCCAATTCGAGAACCAGACCGTTTTCTGGCTGGGCGTGGGTGTCTACCTGAACCCGTTCTGATTAGAAAAAGCAGTCGGTTGCCTTGTGACAGCATAACTTCATTGGTATGCTTCGCAACGCACTGACTGCTTTTTTCCTTTTTATCGCGCTATCCACGCAGGCGCAGCCGTTCGGCAAACTCGTCCGTAAAACGCCGGGCGTGGTATCGTACACGTTCCGCGATAGCTTTGGGAAAGACGTACCGGGTACGCTCGACATGATAAAGTCGCTGGGGATTACCGATCTCGAACTGTCAAACCTGTTCGGGCAAACGGCCCCTGCCATGCGTGCCTTGCTCGATCAGCGGGGGATCAAGTGCAGCAGCTACGGCGTCAATTACGACGACATCATCAAAGCGCCGGACTCCGTACTAACGCGGGCGAAGGCGCTGGGCGTGCAGTACGTACGTGTCGCCTGGATTCCGCACGAAGG is part of the Spirosoma rhododendri genome and encodes:
- a CDS encoding DUF1207 domain-containing protein, whose translation is MTKRVLMLCLTIPMTLSALAQQAPKTTPPASRTLTPAEQRQKEKNDREIQRERQIRAEWLQKQREYEARQAEKERQKQARKAEKEGTVSPRPTTAPTPAPTPTVTTAPTPVTPPAAPKPSRREERERRKRETAPAVVAPQPAPAVAPTPDPVAPAKPERVRTERVKPDRVKTERVKRPRPAADTPVTDSAGNVIAGVDPAESRPRKEFLPRGHLFDPILLDPLEAQTYGSVLPLYLINSERYVGSIVPFAFGFNKPFYRRTTAPGRSEEIVLDLASFTQFEVYFDQTARYQRRQIMNNDYKVSIQYNLRRGANNYRFRVYHLSSHLGDDYIYRNRITAPTTNSVNYEQLDALYSRTIRDWRLYGGIGVTLRKPEERKPLSAQFGAFYKKPSQQAARLVGGVDVKFFQETEFRPGVHAGVGVEVGRTANNLTFMAETYSGFRPYSQFENQTVFWLGVGVYLNPF
- a CDS encoding dipeptidase, coding for MTTYLEANKQRFLDELLELLRIPSVSADSAFNGDVRRAAEYVRDKLAAAGLDKAQLFETAGHPVVYAEKLIDPARPTVLVYGHYDVQPADPYELWQSPPFEPTIRNERIYARGACDDKGQFYMHIKAIETMLATDGLPCNVKVMIEGEEEVGSDHLGTFVAEKRDMLKADVILISDTSIISNETPSLETGLRGLSYVEVEVTGPNRDLHSGVYGGGVQNPVNALAKMIASLHDEQGRITIPGFYDTVADLSEAERAELAKAPFSLDDYKQDLNINDVAGEAGYSTNERTSIRPTLDVNGIWGGYTGEGAKTVLPSKAFAKISMRLVPNQTPDEITDLFTKHFTAIAPAGVTVQVRPHHGGLPYVTPTDSIEFEAASKAFEDAWGKKPIPTRGGGSIPIVALFERELGIKSILMGFGLDSDALHSPNESYGLFNFFKGIETIPYFYKNYAALKS
- the plsY gene encoding glycerol-3-phosphate 1-O-acyltransferase PlsY — translated: MNVLIIIATTVVAYLLGSIPTAVWYGQGFFGVDVRQHGSGNAGATNTFRVLGKRAGTIVMLVDVMKGYTAATLSSILWFSDVITDGEILTFEIVFGIVAVLGHLYPIFAGFRGGKGVATLLGMVLAIHPEMALICIGIFLLVVIASQYVSLGSILAALAFPVLLLLQIFGEKESPLLIVFGFIMFLLVVLTHKKNIRRLLHGQESRTILIQLKKKRA
- a CDS encoding M16 family metallopeptidase — encoded protein: MLLDRTQPPAFQSIQNVSLPLLKPYTLDNGVRLNLIDIPSQPVLRLECIFDAGTWHEQAPTSGFFALKMLSEGTPGRTSAQISEYFDGYGAFLELNSGPDRSSVVVYCLTKFLPNVLPLLSEMITEPIFPQKELDDLRNITMQNLRINYEKNAYMAGVLFRAKVFGATHPYGRSQNPDAVEQLTQADVVAFYERVIKNRPFQILLAGQASEVEVDYINKTIGQLPITYDTLADVVIPPIPDATAPTLLEKEDSVQSSIRLGRRLFTRSHPDFFRMLVTNEVLGGYFGSRLMKNIREEKGFTYGISSNMPSFRRDGYFLIGTDVKRENTQETLDEIHKEIRQLQTEPVGTDELETVKNYMSGEFVGSLNTPFEIADRYKVILFDGLPADFLTTYIQHIRAVSPDDVMAMAKRYLNPDQLQEVIVGGK
- the porV gene encoding type IX secretion system outer membrane channel protein PorV translates to MKRKFFRILLGICSPIFVVATAQAQQKVNLAGQALNVPTAAVPFLNFTPDARSGALGEAGVALGDADASAIFWNPSKLVFAKQKAGAVVSYTPWLRELIGDMYYTNLAAYSKLGKNSVIGGSLVYFDLGTVNFTTANGTQAGTFNSREYALTASYSQRLSQNFSLGVNLKYLNSNLAAGASAYGLQPGATAAADIGAFYRNEVRDNSTGKGLGWAFGAMLSNLGGRLNYGGLQRYYIPTNLRLGTTVTYYADQYNKFNFLVDFNKLMVPTPNGSANTNNYFSSVFGSFADAPGGFSEELKEITISSGVEYWYNEQFAVRAGYFNESAQKGGRKYVTTGIGLRLAQQFGVDFSYLLPVQQGNPLANTFRLSLIVNFPSRTVGNNDVSVDENEE